The Lates calcarifer isolate ASB-BC8 linkage group LG18, TLL_Latcal_v3, whole genome shotgun sequence region gatgcgtgtgtgtgtggaggaggtggaggacatgTATCTTACTTCCTGACTTTGGGGGTATTGGGCGTCTCCTTCCTGACTCCGTGCAGTTGGATGTTGCTGATGTGATGGTAGCTGATGAAGATGCCTCCGCTCCAGCGGATGATCACCGACGACTCAAAGAAATACGCTCGACTCGGCTCCAGCGTGCTCTCCTGTCCCCAGGAGTTACACACTGTCAGCTCCCAGGTCACATTCAGGTTcctggaataaaaacacaacacagctctGAGAttataaataagtaaataatgGTACAACTGTGAATTTAAGATCCAGTTTTCCGCTCATACCTGAGGACCCACTCTGTCTGCCTGGGCAGCCCAGTGTATGGGCTGATTTCTCTCAGCTCTCTCCTCCACTTGTTAAGCTCTTGTCCAGCCACAGTCCTGAAATACATCTTCTTCCAGTGGCCCGCAGACCgatcctccacctcctctttcaTCGCTTTATCATCCACCGACTTTGGCTTCCACATCTCTCTCCCAAACTCTGACATGTACATCTTATGCCACATgacactgcagtgaaggaaGGTCAGAGGTAAACATTGGCTGCAGAAAAGCACTACTCACTATTTCATCAAATcctattgttcattttacaacTTTAACTAACACAAGACTAGAATTATTCATCtatttcacagagaaaaaaatcccacCCAACCACATTAAAGTAAAAGGCCTTTCAGCTGCATCACAGTGAATCGCTAAAATGCTTTTGTACTAAATGAGGAATTAAGTTGACTCTGTCAGACTTACTCATCATTGGCGAGCTGGTAGAAGAGTTTGCTGACATGGCCGATGCAGAACAGCGAGGAAGCATCAAGATATGACAGAATTTTAATCAGGATCTCAGACGGCAGCCTGAAGAAGGAGAAATAAAGAGTTACTGTAAAGGACTAACACCACTGTTCATTCCACCTGCAGTTTAACCACTCTGAATGGGACTTGTACTGCTTAATTTAGACATGTAGTATGATTGTTTCAATGATCTATTGTTCTAACTGTTCATTTGTCTCATGAACAGTacagtctataaaatgtcaaaagattAATGAACAATCAACTGACAtattcagatgttttgttgCATCCAATCAACAGCTTAAAAAAATCCAGTTTACTGTCAAAGAAGACTAAGAAAACCAGCatatatattcacatttaagaataAAGTTGTTGGTATATAcgtttttaaaaaggaaagacTATCAATATAGTTGATAATtgttaaattgaaaaaaaaaaaaaaaagaaaaaaaagatggcgGCAGAGATAACCTGACATTATCAAGGTTTAGCTAACTGACCTTTCCACTAAATTGTCCTTGGATGGAGGAGTTTTAATTTCGGGAAAATCcgctttctttttctctcttctccgtTCTGGGCAGCTGGcgtacaaataaaaatataaacaaaactgcCGAGGTTAGATAAAATCCTCTAGAGAAGTGCGCCAGCTGCATGCATGCACGTATTCTTCTACAGCATGCTGTAGCTAATATGGCGGACGGTTCACCTGTAACCATCCCCGCTGACCGGGCTCCGTGCTGCCTTTGGCcgtcttttctttcctctgccgCCCGCCTGTCCTCCGCCCGGACCCGGCTTTCCTCTACCACGAACCGGCGGTGGTCTACCTGGAGCTGGCTGGATTGGCTGCCGGTGCAAACCCTCCAAGACGCTGCGGAAAAACTCCCCTCGACCCGCAGCCATTATCACAACGTTATCTGATTTTCACTTTAACCGCCAGTCGCGACTTCCGGTCAAACAAGAAAAGTGTCAATGGGTGGTTAATAGCGCAGCGAAACTGCTAGATGGCAGCCGTGTTTTGTCTAAATCACATCAAGTAATTTTATTATTGAAATGTTCCTAATTtatcaaataaattaatattaatcGTGTATTTAAAATGCCATagcttttaaaaaagtaaaatcctTATTATTCTTGATTACTTCTACAAGCTaaagaaagtttttatttttatgctcTTTTTTATGTTCACAGCAACAACTAAAAAAGTCCCCCAATAAAaggtcaagtttttttttttttttagccttttaTGGTTTGCATTACAACCTTCAATCTTCTGTAGATAACAATGTGGATACAAGGTTCATGCAAACCCcaattaaaatgtcaaacaacaaTCAACAATTAGCATCTTAAAAAGAATAGGTAGCAGTCTAACAGAAGCTGCATGGTCAGGTCTTTTCTCTAAGGTAAGAACATCAACAGTACTTCAAGCATAAACGTAGCAGGTCACTGTTTACTGCTTCTGGATaacttatatttttatttatttatttttacatacagtCCTAAAACAACCAGTTTCATAAATCTGATTCATTTTTACAGAAGAtacaatgtgcaaaaacaaagtacttcaacaaagctgaaaacataTGGGCATCTCGTGGCCCCCCCAGTCCTTGTTGACCCCAACTTAGGAATgacttattaaatatttaaaaacaagcCCAATACATGACCCATGACTGAAAAACTGTGCACAAAACTGCATTTTCTCCATTTCAGGTTTTTGCAGCAGTGTATCTCGGTTTGAAAACTGAGCTGCTAGCTGTAGGCTGACATTCTACAGTTTACATCTCTGTATTTAATTAAatactgccctctgctggtggaAGGAGACACCGACGTTTTGTTTGTCTTGGGTAAAAAATGTATggaatttttaaataaaaatattgttggAAACTTTCTGGTAAGCTTCTGTCTTGAAATCACAACCTGTAAATAAAAGGATATGTTTGGAGGATCTGAATTGTAATATTTTAAGTTTATAAATTGGAGTACTGGAAGAGATGGGGACCCTGATAAATGAAAGGAAAGTGACTTATGTATTTTTCCAGACACTCagtaaaatcagtttaaaaggTTTGTTAGTGTGTTTCCTGCTGACACAGGTAGTTCTGCTGCTCTGTATTACACAACAGTGCTCCTCTGTAATTTAACTAAAAGCTATGAAAcctgagaccacacacacactcacacacacaaacacacacccattgCCTGAACAAACGTTATTATCAACACAACAGTGCTCAGAAGCAACACCAAGAAACCAGGGATGTAAACATGTTGTTGGTCTCCAAGCAGCTCGATAAACAATTACACACTGTGTAAAGTGATGAGGTCCTCATGTAGAAAACACTGGAGGAGGCAGAAGTGAGGAGaaacactctgctctgcttcacCTTCAAGCATCAGTTTTACTTTTCTGAAGCTCaaagcacaaaaagaaaactgtcgTCCTCAGTGGTTTAAACTTCCTCTGACTTTTGTGGTGAGTATCCCTGGATTTACCTTTGCTTATTTTAACTGGTAACATATGATGAAGCATCAGtgttgttgctatggttacctgcaGTTTGATAACAAAAGTGTTGATACAAAAGTGATTATATGATGCTattagcaaaaagagaaaaaaacattcaaattcaaGGACAACTTACAAGCTTTTTTTATTGAAATCTTTAGAAAAAGCTCCTGTTTTGTGGTTGAGTCACTAACCTGCGAGTCCAAGTTGAGTCTCAAGTCCAAAGAAGAGTCTGACTCAAGTCCTTATTACCTGAGTCTGAGTCCTAGTCTGAGTCATCAAGGTTGAGTCTCAGCACTGTTACTGACTGTAGTGGGCACGTAAATCCACATGTAGGCTGGTGAACACATGTGTCTGCCACTGCAAGAAACTGAATAATGTTACAGTATTAAAACAGCTATAATATCATAtgccaaattttatttatttggtaaAACTACTACTTCTACTGTCAGGAATAAACTTGCTAGTAGGCTAGTATTTAGTATTACAATGCCAGCGTTACAATGCCAGTAGAAACTATTTGGCATAATACACATCACAATAACATTAGACCATGAACTGTATAAATATACAGGAGAAAACTAATGCGCCAATTAGTGCAATTCGTTATTGAGATTGTGAATGACTCATTATAATGTCATACTAATGTGACAGGTAATGCACAGCGAGTTCTAAATACACTCAGTGTCCACTTAATTAGGTACACCAAGCCAATACAACTGTCTGCCATAAGTGCATCAGTTAATGTTTTAGTATTTTAATCATAGTTAGTGATGCTGTTGTACTGGACTGaatcatagtcaaaaatgttcTTTATATTCTGACCACTTCATGTATTAAAATAGGAAAGATCAAAACTTAGAAACACCAACTTTACCTATGAACTCAGAAATACACATGtcattacatttacacatataaGACATTGAAATGGTAGAACTTATCTATATTAAGCTATATAATTTAATTATAATctatataattatttttaaactgctgtgttACCAACGTGCTGAGTATAAAGCAGGCTGGATGCCAGCCTATTGGTAGTTGTATTGGCACATtaacattcatatttttatttaaattatttgacAAAGTTTCATGAGACAAAATTTCATGTGTGAGGGGGAGGAACACAGGATGAACAACATGTTATAAACAGTTAataagtagtgtgtgtgtgtgtgtgtgtgtgtgtgtgtgtgtgtttaattagtTATTCTGTTAGTTACTAATCCtgagtgtg contains the following coding sequences:
- the LOC108901339 gene encoding F-box only protein 15-like isoform X1 — translated: MAAGRGEFFRSVLEGLHRQPIQPAPGRPPPVRGRGKPGPGGGQAGGRGKKRRPKAARSPVSGDGYSCPERRREKKKADFPEIKTPPSKDNLVERLPSEILIKILSYLDASSLFCIGHVSKLFYQLANDDVMWHKMYMSEFGREMWKPKSVDDKAMKEEVEDRSAGHWKKMYFRTVAGQELNKWRRELREISPYTGLPRQTEWVLRNLNVTWELTVCNSWGQESTLEPSRAYFFESSVIIRWSGGIFISYHHISNIQLHGVRKETPNTPKVRKPDWRSLILKLDMKTQPSRFISKDRLIKLMHLSPGVMIGIWRGQSNVAFIMVSLHFHKLVEKSLLGSPVCPYPEPVDRPLADNLDPEFGLHGYTLHFVLHNTGTEIMSGHFRKLFCRTVQIQHGLVELRVIDRTNLSQHRSLSGNVKLPWKSQMLEGSVENCCIMTLTLLDEFQKPFWCVSSAICITKARRQLSFDYGGEHFLMEYRDADGKVRMKLVWLTEEKQFFLISLTVYISVTKVNKHFSTEY